The genomic region AAGCCTTGCTCGGTCGCATCACCAATCGCTTTAACCATGGCCACAAATTCGTCTTCGTTAGTGACATGAAATGGCGGGATAACACAGCCTCGTGTCGCTAAAATGACGCCTTCTGGTTTCATTTTGTTGTATTCGACTTCAACCGCTGTGTTGGTACTTGGCACTAACAGCGCAAATTTTTTACGATAACCATAATAATCGAATGACATAAAGGGCTCCTATTTCGTTAGGTTGTCCTGATGTTAATCAGCAACCTTAGAGACAAAATCCAGCGTGTGTCTTAGCACAAGGTTTTGTTGCTCTGTACGGCTGATCAGATCGTGTTGTTCGTTTAAAGTGTCAGCAAAATGGGCAAAGTGCCAATGGTTTCCCCCTTCGATGTAACTAAACTCGGTGCGTTCAGGCATTTTTTCTTGGTGTGAGGCAATTTTAACCGGTGTCGATTGCAAATCTTTGTCGGCAACAATACTGAGTACGGGGAGTGTCAAGTGACTGATGTCACTGCCTGGGTAGGATGCCCAAAACATCAATCCCGCAAGTTTGTCATTGGCGGATTTGGCATACTCGGCTGCCGCTACGCCACCTAATGAGTGGCCGGCGATAAACCACGTATCGATTTCAGGGTGTTGCTCAATAACGTCATTGGCTTTATTTATCCCTAAAAAGGCGGTATTAAGCGGCATTGGTACAACTGCAACGAACAGGCCATGTATCGCGAAGTTATGGGCGAGGGGGGCAAATGTATCGGCACTGGTTTTTCCGCCGGGGTAAATAATTAAGCCAACATGGGTGCGTAGTTGAGGGGCAAATGACAGATAACCCTCGCGATTAACTGTAATGCCGGTCGTCGACTGTAATGCCTGCTCGGCTGCCGCATGTTGATGTGGGTACGGAATACTCATCCATACAGCGACACCGACAACGAGTGCGAGTAGACACAGTATCAAATATTTAAAGATATTAATCATAATAATATGGTTGTCCGTTACGTTCTTCACCAGCAAGAATTCGCACTAAGCGATCGGCCGCAGGTTTACCGACTAATCGTTCCGCAATCGGATTCGCCGGGTCTAGGTAAACAATGGATCTACGTTGCTGATAGTCGTGTTGGCGGCGCTTTTGGCAACGTGCTTTATCATTATCGAGTTCCGCGTTTTTAACCAGACTGAGCCAGTGTTTAACGACTGCCCAAATGTTAGCTTTTGCTTGCTCTTCAAAAAACGAAAGTGGTCCAACGCCCGCAATAGCACAAGGGCTAAGACTGGCGCGAATAAATGGCATCGCAGCGTTAAAAGGTTTAACGCGTTGTGCAAATAACGCATTTTGGTGTTCTAACACGGTATCGTTTATCGCATCATAGTATTTCTTAACATAGTTAGGGTGCGTCACGAGCTCGCAGCGTGGCATCATATCCACATAATAAAACGCTTCTGGCAGGGTACCAAAGGCCATGCCGAGATGTGGTACATCGTTAGTGTCCTTCATCCAAAACGTTAAATGAATGTTGGTAAAGGTGTTTTGTGGCTGACCAATATCAGAGTGAATAACCCAGTCGATTGGGTTGTTATCGTTACCACAAAAATTACGCATACGTCCCAGATGATTGCCGTCTAAATCATCAAAGTGATGGATATCTTCACACCCCAAATCTTCAGTAAAATCCAGTTCACTGCTAATGTATTGCCAGATTTCATCGCGCAAAGCGAGCACGCGCTGATAGGTTTCCTCGGTATTTTGTTTTATACCATGCTCAACATGGCGGGCAAACTCTTTAGTGATCATCGGTGATGACGTTGTCATGTTACTCTCCTTGCGATAAGAGTGTTGGTTCGCTATTCAGTGTG from Thalassotalea sp. Sam97 harbors:
- a CDS encoding alpha/beta hydrolase; protein product: MINIFKYLILCLLALVVGVAVWMSIPYPHQHAAAEQALQSTTGITVNREGYLSFAPQLRTHVGLIIYPGGKTSADTFAPLAHNFAIHGLFVAVVPMPLNTAFLGINKANDVIEQHPEIDTWFIAGHSLGGVAAAEYAKSANDKLAGLMFWASYPGSDISHLTLPVLSIVADKDLQSTPVKIASHQEKMPERTEFSYIEGGNHWHFAHFADTLNEQHDLISRTEQQNLVLRHTLDFVSKVAD